A single window of Rubripirellula lacrimiformis DNA harbors:
- a CDS encoding tetratricopeptide repeat protein, protein MQSKSVSDFHAQKLVSRRQKWRFNVPFAIKSAAIFAVLMVAAAASYFYHSGKTATVFADRADESRSRGDHLAESQWLQRYLLLRPGDTEAIVRTGVSADDAVADAPLEQQAAAINNARRALSGALATLGDGSLEDAQQLRYRLIRRLIQMGGNWLAEAERQTILLDAPQTDAAAHEFLALAKIGQLDENASEDGGASSEAEPLADKDYWSGLAQRPATDVLQKALTLDPSDLDLLDVFLRWVRRDPGKFAVRENGVSGLDPQWKSWIEQSLQRLGQADSPRAKLILLAYQFPGSSGSGASRGLDEANAPEIPSAKTLDWIVRAATNSANELNIWRDAEGVQEEGVAVSADAASAIEIDFGAQLSPPFWHYQLLARATELVGAAVSAGGDEEALDSADRVAMVQSWFDLLTTLDVPGIVPQMIEAVHDNAGRFALSRDEVERAVEVWQSGQSRLGEPSLNLTAAIAMTTARAAILGGASDSRRPGSADSVATSGDVSGNAGPWTLQRAGAAVAEYGRAIEKASSRLLQTSTTQFSKAQRSMLGRQIETARWRFIVLDSELKLAGDDSVPSMLAAIELLQSALDSVAEVPSDERVRVATRLADLYESVGLNDQAPMMLQDALKFVPGDSTLLARLAVATGRAGSSARAADQWRQMGDSQQPVYLLAVIEASLAEQASRPPERQDFSAVRSMVQALSNLSETDVDISDEVLSRLRVLKTQLPPPGQSIEQYWNSDGYRDQLVALANAPDESALTYAFVAERLAGLDSDDATAIAVKQLEQRVGDQAPLFHLVAVKIDAIKNRPIGKNLDRLIGAASVADDAATHWSETAYREAVVAGDWPRAYAALATIAPAQRTPSHLFDLVRLASLLATSEDASGLASVKGRSGADAPSGADAAIDFWTAELRSLEGEQGTQWRLLEAEELIAGLRDRGESAEAESKLAIREAIRPATRLVDEIIDRRPRWGRAIALRAEIAALDGRIDQSLELYSQALDAGDRQPRTRQRYLERLIQAGRYGDASEFIRSSARQSMASIDRYATRQIQVSLGSGDIAEAVQTAQREAESAAGDPNRWDVLARTASVAAKMSVGAEADAFAEIAQDALRRLTESPTADPLQVATIKMDLALESGDQARINEVQQLVDQSSGLENADRLLLSARADIAAGRLDAAIAKAKEANDARPTFKARRLLVGLYRATKQSDDEITVLRNLQKEFPQRADLRGELARSLAAREGEDVDWAEIESLLKGAGQASAENRLLYAALLVVRGTEKQRRDSLDQLRELVREGGDVAEDAARVQAVVLSDLLAQAEDRNSVQWKAYRTEAQALFEDLLQTATPLPVDLHRYGLLLLQFGDAGDHAKVASLLESLRRQAGSAMAALDLTVRLARAKGQGDQLPNLIEDWVSLYDGEERGQLGAGASGLLAGRVLLGVGFGDEAIGWLEQAYQQNAEALPDLVLALNQLKRFQQASEISMKHHKQHGDLQSAILLAESLLGETGSKLTEAQSSVLSDATAKFPNSSALLEGVATLMMQQGEFLRAVELFTQVRRLQPDRVRTLNNLAMAFSEIGGREAEGIEPIDQALKLTNRNPEVLDTKGVVLMKAGRFGEAEAVFREALTSAEEPRFQFHSVLALLGQKRVDDARALWGQIDQERLDPNGLTETERQQWQEMREDFESALQVIK, encoded by the coding sequence GTGCAGTCGAAGTCCGTGTCGGATTTTCACGCCCAAAAGCTAGTGTCGCGACGGCAAAAGTGGCGTTTCAATGTTCCGTTCGCGATCAAGTCAGCGGCCATCTTTGCGGTGCTGATGGTGGCTGCTGCGGCGTCGTATTTTTATCACTCTGGCAAGACTGCCACCGTGTTTGCGGACCGGGCGGACGAGTCCCGCAGTCGCGGCGATCATTTGGCCGAAAGCCAGTGGTTGCAGCGTTATCTCTTGTTGCGTCCTGGGGACACCGAAGCCATCGTGCGAACCGGAGTGTCAGCCGACGATGCGGTCGCCGATGCACCGCTGGAACAGCAGGCGGCCGCCATCAACAACGCCCGTCGCGCGCTGTCCGGTGCGCTGGCAACGTTGGGGGATGGTTCCCTCGAAGATGCGCAGCAACTTCGGTATCGGTTGATCCGCCGTCTCATTCAGATGGGTGGCAATTGGTTGGCGGAAGCTGAGCGGCAGACCATCTTGCTCGACGCTCCGCAGACGGATGCGGCTGCCCACGAATTCTTGGCATTGGCGAAGATTGGTCAGCTTGACGAGAATGCGAGCGAGGATGGCGGTGCGTCCTCGGAAGCAGAACCGCTTGCGGATAAGGATTACTGGTCGGGCTTAGCGCAACGTCCGGCGACAGATGTGCTGCAGAAAGCACTCACGCTCGATCCATCGGATCTGGATCTTTTGGACGTGTTCTTGCGCTGGGTCCGCCGAGACCCCGGGAAATTCGCAGTTCGCGAAAACGGAGTTTCCGGGCTGGATCCGCAGTGGAAGTCTTGGATCGAGCAATCCCTGCAGCGGCTTGGCCAAGCTGATTCGCCTCGGGCGAAATTGATTTTGTTGGCTTACCAGTTTCCAGGCTCAAGCGGCAGCGGGGCCTCCCGGGGCTTAGACGAAGCGAATGCGCCCGAAATTCCTTCGGCGAAGACCCTCGATTGGATCGTTCGTGCAGCTACAAATTCTGCCAACGAGTTGAACATCTGGCGGGACGCAGAAGGTGTGCAGGAGGAAGGCGTTGCTGTGTCGGCAGATGCGGCATCCGCCATTGAAATCGACTTTGGCGCTCAGCTTTCGCCCCCTTTTTGGCATTACCAGTTGCTCGCTCGCGCGACTGAACTGGTCGGCGCCGCAGTCAGCGCAGGTGGTGATGAAGAGGCGTTGGATTCCGCGGATCGCGTTGCGATGGTCCAGTCGTGGTTCGATCTGCTGACCACACTGGATGTTCCGGGAATTGTCCCGCAAATGATCGAGGCGGTGCACGATAACGCCGGGCGTTTCGCTCTTAGTCGTGATGAAGTCGAGCGGGCGGTTGAAGTTTGGCAGTCCGGTCAATCGCGTTTGGGAGAGCCAAGCCTGAACTTGACCGCGGCCATCGCGATGACAACGGCGCGCGCCGCGATCCTTGGTGGCGCATCGGATTCGCGTCGTCCCGGCTCGGCTGATTCCGTCGCTACGTCCGGCGACGTCAGTGGTAACGCAGGCCCATGGACGCTGCAGCGTGCGGGGGCCGCCGTCGCCGAGTACGGCCGGGCGATTGAGAAGGCATCCAGCCGCTTGCTGCAGACTTCAACCACGCAGTTTTCCAAGGCTCAAAGGTCCATGCTGGGACGGCAGATCGAGACCGCTCGGTGGCGTTTCATCGTCTTGGACAGTGAGTTGAAACTTGCGGGTGACGATTCGGTCCCCAGCATGCTAGCGGCGATTGAACTCCTGCAATCCGCTTTGGATAGCGTTGCCGAGGTGCCGTCGGATGAACGTGTTAGAGTGGCGACGCGTTTGGCTGATCTTTACGAAAGCGTCGGGCTTAACGATCAAGCTCCGATGATGCTGCAGGACGCTCTTAAGTTCGTCCCCGGCGATTCAACGTTGCTGGCTCGATTGGCCGTTGCAACCGGGCGCGCAGGCAGTTCGGCGCGTGCTGCCGATCAATGGCGGCAGATGGGGGATTCGCAACAGCCGGTCTATTTGCTTGCGGTGATTGAAGCGTCGCTGGCAGAGCAGGCCAGTCGCCCGCCGGAACGACAGGATTTCTCGGCAGTCCGGTCGATGGTTCAGGCGCTTTCCAACCTTTCGGAAACCGACGTTGATATTTCCGATGAAGTTCTGTCCCGGCTTCGCGTCCTGAAAACGCAACTTCCGCCACCGGGGCAGTCGATCGAGCAATATTGGAACTCGGACGGTTACCGCGACCAATTGGTTGCCCTTGCCAATGCTCCTGATGAATCGGCGCTTACCTATGCCTTCGTCGCCGAACGTTTGGCGGGACTCGATAGCGATGATGCCACGGCAATCGCGGTCAAGCAATTGGAGCAACGCGTTGGCGACCAGGCCCCGCTGTTTCATTTGGTCGCGGTCAAGATCGATGCGATCAAGAATCGTCCGATCGGCAAGAATTTGGATCGATTGATCGGTGCGGCGAGCGTCGCTGATGATGCGGCTACTCATTGGTCCGAAACGGCCTATCGCGAGGCGGTTGTTGCTGGTGATTGGCCGCGTGCCTATGCCGCGCTTGCCACCATCGCTCCCGCCCAACGGACCCCCTCGCACTTGTTTGACCTGGTCCGTTTGGCCAGTCTGCTGGCAACCAGCGAGGATGCTTCCGGTCTCGCGTCCGTCAAAGGCCGGTCGGGGGCTGATGCGCCTAGCGGAGCCGATGCGGCGATTGACTTCTGGACAGCAGAACTTCGTTCGCTCGAAGGGGAACAGGGAACTCAGTGGCGTTTGTTAGAGGCGGAGGAACTGATTGCCGGCTTGCGCGATCGAGGTGAGTCGGCGGAAGCCGAGAGCAAGCTGGCTATCCGAGAAGCGATTCGTCCGGCGACCCGGCTCGTCGACGAGATTATCGATCGTCGTCCCCGTTGGGGGCGAGCGATCGCACTGCGTGCCGAGATTGCGGCGCTGGACGGGCGGATCGACCAGTCTCTTGAGCTCTACTCCCAAGCACTCGACGCCGGTGATCGGCAACCTCGCACCCGGCAGCGGTATCTGGAGCGATTGATTCAAGCCGGGCGATATGGAGACGCCAGCGAGTTCATTCGGTCGTCCGCTCGCCAATCCATGGCGTCCATCGATCGTTACGCTACCCGCCAAATCCAAGTCTCTCTTGGCAGCGGCGATATTGCCGAAGCGGTCCAGACGGCGCAGCGGGAGGCCGAATCCGCCGCTGGTGATCCCAACCGCTGGGACGTCCTTGCTCGTACCGCGTCTGTCGCCGCCAAAATGTCCGTCGGTGCGGAGGCGGATGCATTTGCGGAAATCGCCCAGGATGCGCTCCGTCGGCTCACCGAATCGCCCACCGCCGATCCGCTCCAGGTCGCCACGATTAAGATGGATCTCGCTCTTGAATCGGGCGATCAGGCGCGGATCAATGAAGTGCAGCAGTTGGTGGACCAGTCGTCTGGTCTGGAAAATGCCGATCGCTTGTTGCTCTCTGCCCGCGCCGACATCGCCGCCGGGCGGCTCGACGCAGCAATCGCGAAGGCAAAGGAAGCCAACGACGCGCGCCCCACCTTCAAGGCCCGTCGCCTCCTGGTCGGGCTGTATCGTGCCACCAAGCAATCCGATGACGAGATTACGGTGCTGCGAAACCTGCAGAAAGAGTTTCCACAACGCGCCGACCTGCGGGGAGAACTGGCGCGGTCTTTGGCCGCCCGCGAAGGCGAGGATGTGGATTGGGCTGAGATCGAATCGCTGTTGAAGGGGGCTGGCCAAGCGTCCGCCGAGAACCGTTTGCTGTACGCCGCGCTGCTGGTCGTCCGCGGCACCGAAAAGCAACGACGTGATTCGCTGGACCAGTTGCGTGAACTGGTGCGAGAAGGCGGTGATGTCGCTGAGGATGCCGCGCGAGTGCAGGCCGTTGTTTTGTCGGACTTGCTGGCTCAGGCAGAGGATCGCAATTCGGTGCAGTGGAAAGCCTATCGGACCGAAGCACAGGCTCTGTTCGAAGATCTGCTGCAAACTGCGACGCCGTTGCCGGTCGATTTGCACCGCTATGGTTTGCTGCTGCTGCAATTTGGCGATGCTGGAGATCATGCCAAGGTTGCGTCGCTGCTGGAAAGCCTCCGTCGCCAAGCGGGCTCGGCGATGGCAGCCCTGGACCTGACCGTTCGACTCGCTCGCGCCAAGGGGCAAGGTGATCAATTGCCCAACTTGATCGAAGACTGGGTGTCGCTGTACGACGGCGAAGAACGTGGACAGTTGGGGGCCGGTGCGTCGGGCTTGCTCGCCGGTCGCGTGCTGCTGGGCGTCGGTTTCGGTGACGAAGCGATTGGATGGCTGGAACAGGCTTACCAGCAGAATGCAGAGGCCCTGCCCGATCTGGTGCTTGCGCTGAACCAGTTGAAGCGTTTCCAGCAAGCCAGCGAGATTTCGATGAAACATCACAAGCAGCACGGTGACCTGCAATCGGCGATCCTATTGGCCGAGTCGTTGCTTGGGGAAACAGGCAGCAAGCTGACGGAGGCGCAGTCGAGCGTGCTGAGTGACGCGACCGCGAAATTCCCGAATTCATCGGCACTTTTGGAGGGTGTCGCGACCCTGATGATGCAACAGGGGGAGTTTCTTCGCGCGGTCGAACTATTCACACAGGTTCGGCGCCTGCAACCCGATCGAGTGCGAACACTGAACAACTTGGCGATGGCATTTTCGGAGATCGGCGGACGCGAGGCCGAGGGGATCGAGCCGATCGACCAAGCGCTGAAATTGACCAATCGAAATCCAGAGGTTCTCGATACCAAGGGTGTTGTCTTGATGAAGGCGGG
- a CDS encoding polysaccharide biosynthesis tyrosine autokinase, whose product MHPSRSASSASIGDAASGASFDPWMLWVTVRRCWFWAVPIGLVLASLAGFVVLKTFVPRYKAIHLLEANQDYVVFKGVMPMVDDLVRTERALFLNPIVLDPVLSDPDLRSAPSLSDPETAEAQLRKNLSVQSAGAKTQMLVSYEDSDRDMAAKVCNAVVNAYLRQRDAFDSKRTNNLERWLEPEIQRWEAEVSNRQSRVQSLSERTLGFNPAARLSVAEDESSLALFAELRSKITDIEVKLSVLDASEAMANEVEIENVSDLAAADSVSVMDLDAAGVAFVPVRREVRRQSISSNDVDRMAQTDADVLQARKKAAYYEGLRLNMEASDLVRINREHYRGIVADQALWEGKVEEALTAARERVQAELEDRAETIYKQELAAVDAEVQLQRDQFLADQQLAKRKAVAMRQAAMKIDQETAQLARKELEARLAVLNTHYDRERVRLEQLGGDAAELQFAEEDLAVGNGVLDKLRQRVAEIRTERRQDGAVRSLAEATPPRAPVESIPTKKILMASGACFAIPFLVGLLWEMRTQRITDANAVDRCAVLAPVVGELTRAPIDPRNSKGRRIFEESVDALRANLFLSQQTRGARTIAICSSMSGEGKSTAAAQLAVSLAKASNKTVLLVDGDTRCPDLHDVFGIDLSPGLTGVLGGRVELKDAINRSLGNLVHVLPAGRLDASPHRLITQSGIETLIEQALQQYDFIVFDTAPVLSAGETLALAAATDVTLLCVMRDRTRMDSLERTSRRLESAGANVTGTIFSGVTSRAYAYRYGDYHYSAIES is encoded by the coding sequence ATGCATCCATCTCGTTCCGCTTCTTCGGCATCAATCGGTGACGCCGCGTCTGGCGCCAGTTTTGATCCTTGGATGCTATGGGTGACCGTCCGAAGGTGCTGGTTCTGGGCTGTGCCAATCGGTTTAGTGCTCGCATCCCTCGCCGGGTTTGTGGTGCTGAAAACCTTCGTGCCGCGGTACAAGGCGATCCACCTTTTGGAAGCCAATCAGGACTATGTAGTTTTTAAGGGCGTGATGCCTATGGTTGACGATCTGGTGCGGACCGAGCGAGCGCTTTTTCTCAACCCGATCGTTTTGGACCCTGTTCTTAGCGACCCCGATCTGCGTTCAGCGCCTAGCCTGAGTGATCCGGAGACAGCGGAGGCCCAGCTTCGCAAGAACTTGTCGGTGCAAAGCGCGGGGGCCAAGACACAGATGTTGGTCAGTTACGAAGACTCTGACCGAGACATGGCGGCGAAGGTTTGCAACGCGGTGGTCAATGCGTATTTGAGGCAGCGTGATGCGTTCGACAGCAAGCGGACGAATAACCTAGAGAGGTGGCTCGAGCCCGAAATTCAGCGATGGGAGGCCGAGGTGTCGAATCGGCAGTCTCGCGTCCAATCGCTGTCCGAGCGTACTCTCGGCTTCAATCCGGCGGCTCGGCTTTCGGTGGCAGAGGATGAAAGTAGTCTTGCGCTGTTCGCCGAATTGCGATCGAAAATCACGGACATCGAAGTCAAGCTTTCGGTTCTGGACGCCTCCGAGGCGATGGCGAACGAGGTGGAAATCGAAAACGTTAGTGATTTGGCGGCAGCCGACAGCGTTTCCGTCATGGATTTGGATGCTGCCGGTGTCGCGTTTGTTCCGGTTCGGCGAGAGGTGCGACGTCAGTCAATTTCTAGCAACGATGTGGACCGGATGGCCCAGACCGATGCCGATGTCCTGCAGGCTCGCAAAAAGGCCGCCTACTACGAAGGTCTTCGGCTGAATATGGAAGCTTCTGATTTGGTCCGCATCAATCGCGAACACTACCGGGGAATCGTGGCGGACCAGGCTCTTTGGGAGGGCAAGGTTGAAGAGGCTCTTACAGCAGCTCGCGAACGCGTGCAGGCGGAATTGGAGGACCGTGCCGAAACGATTTACAAGCAAGAGTTGGCAGCGGTCGATGCTGAGGTTCAACTGCAACGCGACCAATTTTTGGCCGATCAACAACTGGCGAAACGCAAGGCGGTGGCAATGCGTCAGGCCGCTATGAAGATTGACCAAGAAACAGCTCAGCTAGCTCGCAAAGAGTTGGAAGCTAGGCTGGCGGTCCTCAATACGCACTACGACCGCGAACGGGTTCGTTTGGAGCAGCTTGGTGGGGATGCGGCGGAATTGCAGTTCGCAGAGGAGGATTTAGCGGTGGGCAATGGCGTGCTCGATAAGTTGCGTCAACGGGTCGCCGAAATCCGGACGGAGAGGCGTCAGGACGGTGCGGTCCGGTCGCTCGCCGAAGCTACGCCACCGCGGGCACCGGTCGAAAGCATTCCAACGAAGAAAATCCTGATGGCGTCCGGAGCCTGCTTCGCGATTCCCTTCCTGGTCGGTTTGCTGTGGGAGATGCGGACGCAGCGAATCACCGACGCTAATGCCGTAGACCGCTGCGCGGTTTTGGCCCCGGTTGTGGGCGAACTGACTCGTGCGCCAATCGATCCTCGGAATTCGAAGGGGCGGCGGATTTTTGAAGAAAGTGTCGATGCCTTGCGAGCGAATTTGTTCCTGTCCCAACAGACACGCGGCGCCCGGACCATCGCGATCTGTAGCAGCATGTCGGGCGAAGGCAAAAGCACGGCTGCGGCGCAATTGGCGGTGTCGCTGGCCAAGGCAAGCAACAAGACCGTTTTGTTGGTCGATGGTGATACCCGATGTCCCGATTTGCACGATGTATTCGGGATCGATCTATCGCCCGGGTTGACCGGAGTGCTCGGCGGTCGAGTGGAACTGAAAGATGCGATCAATCGGTCGCTTGGTAATTTGGTGCATGTCCTGCCAGCGGGGCGTTTGGATGCGAGCCCCCACCGTTTGATCACTCAATCCGGAATCGAAACATTGATCGAACAAGCTCTGCAGCAATATGACTTCATCGTGTTTGACACCGCACCGGTTCTGTCGGCCGGGGAAACGTTGGCGCTTGCCGCGGCGACCGATGTGACGTTGTTGTGCGTCATGCGAGATCGGACTCGCATGGATTCGCTTGAACGGACCTCACGACGTCTCGAATCGGCCGGTGCTAATGTGACCGGCACGATTTTTAGCGGAGTGACCTCACGGGCTTATGCCTACCGTTACGGTGATTACCATTACTCCGCGATCGAGTCCTAG
- a CDS encoding exosortase/archaeosortase family protein — protein MAWVASHGVFLFVLLAAMAYAYWPTLQWVAENWIREPDYSHGWIVLPLALSIALARRDSFPGISSGGVCWSGLWLVGFAIAVRVVGRLIYADFMDAWSFVFLIGGCVWVVFGRAALVWSIPAIAFLFFAIPIPYQAESLLSFQLQGVATAISTAGLRVIGQPAVAEGHLIWVGAEKLNIEPACSGLRIFVGLMATAYYFAAVSARNWGDRLVLILSVIPVALVANSTRIVATGWLYQWTQSADLRHAIHDYSGLLMIPLGFALMYAVYWYWSTVYRPLEQVVARDFLQPA, from the coding sequence ATGGCCTGGGTTGCCAGCCATGGTGTTTTTCTCTTTGTCTTGTTGGCGGCGATGGCGTATGCCTATTGGCCAACGCTTCAGTGGGTGGCCGAAAACTGGATCCGGGAACCAGATTATTCGCACGGTTGGATTGTATTGCCCTTGGCACTGTCGATCGCTTTGGCGCGGCGAGATTCGTTTCCGGGGATCTCGTCCGGCGGGGTCTGCTGGTCAGGGCTATGGTTGGTGGGGTTCGCGATTGCGGTTCGAGTTGTTGGTCGCTTGATCTACGCCGATTTCATGGATGCTTGGTCGTTCGTTTTTCTGATCGGGGGCTGTGTTTGGGTGGTTTTCGGTAGGGCGGCATTGGTTTGGTCGATTCCTGCCATCGCATTTCTGTTTTTTGCGATTCCCATCCCGTATCAAGCAGAAAGTCTGTTGAGTTTTCAGCTGCAGGGGGTCGCCACCGCGATTAGCACGGCGGGCTTGAGAGTCATTGGCCAACCAGCGGTCGCCGAAGGGCACCTGATTTGGGTTGGAGCGGAGAAGTTGAATATCGAACCGGCCTGCAGCGGGCTGCGGATTTTCGTGGGGTTGATGGCGACGGCGTATTACTTTGCGGCCGTTTCTGCTCGGAATTGGGGAGACCGGCTGGTGTTGATTTTGTCGGTCATCCCAGTGGCTTTGGTGGCGAACTCTACACGGATTGTGGCGACGGGTTGGTTGTATCAGTGGACGCAGTCGGCCGATTTGCGTCACGCGATCCATGACTACTCGGGCCTGTTGATGATTCCGCTCGGGTTTGCCTTGATGTACGCAGTGTATTGGTATTGGTCGACGGTTTATCGGCCGCTGGAGCAGGTCGTCGCTAGAGACTTTTTGCAGCCGGCTTGA
- a CDS encoding copper homeostasis protein CutC produces MAFERQKSWPHLGEAGNSHHSICLGRPSFESVDTDWIAAAAVMDLVLEFAFKPQHAGIALSPQRLIEVCVDSVQSAIDAVAGGADRLELCQAIQTGGLTPSVGLMVQARQAVDVPIIALIRPRGAGFGYSGTERRVMMRDVESLLSLGADGVAVGCLTAAGTLDLDWLGQVCRTADQQQVVCHRAFDVVPDQGDALQQLIDIGVHRVLTSGRQATAWHGRTAIQQIQIASAGKIEVLPGAGITPDNVVPLIRVTGCDQVHGTFRDSRHDQAGPVDASDYPVTNRTLVAAVRAALDGLPSGGWL; encoded by the coding sequence ATGGCGTTCGAGCGGCAAAAGTCATGGCCGCACCTGGGCGAAGCAGGCAACAGCCACCACAGTATATGCCTAGGGCGACCGTCGTTTGAATCGGTCGACACGGATTGGATCGCCGCAGCAGCAGTGATGGATCTGGTTTTAGAATTTGCGTTCAAACCCCAACATGCAGGAATCGCATTGTCCCCCCAGCGTCTGATCGAGGTTTGTGTTGATTCGGTTCAGTCGGCGATCGATGCCGTTGCGGGCGGCGCCGATCGTTTGGAATTGTGTCAGGCGATTCAGACAGGTGGTCTGACGCCCAGCGTCGGGCTGATGGTCCAGGCGAGGCAGGCCGTCGATGTTCCGATCATTGCTTTGATACGTCCACGTGGCGCCGGGTTCGGGTACTCGGGCACCGAACGTCGCGTGATGATGCGTGATGTCGAATCCCTGTTGTCGCTGGGCGCCGACGGGGTCGCGGTTGGCTGCCTAACGGCGGCAGGAACGTTGGACCTGGACTGGTTGGGGCAGGTTTGCCGCACGGCGGACCAACAGCAAGTTGTCTGCCACCGCGCGTTCGACGTCGTGCCGGATCAGGGCGATGCGTTGCAGCAATTGATCGACATCGGTGTCCATCGGGTGCTAACGTCGGGGCGTCAAGCTACCGCATGGCATGGGCGTACCGCGATCCAGCAAATCCAGATCGCATCGGCTGGCAAGATTGAAGTCCTGCCCGGTGCTGGGATCACGCCGGACAACGTCGTGCCGTTGATCCGAGTCACCGGTTGCGACCAAGTGCACGGAACGTTTCGCGATAGCCGTCACGACCAGGCTGGCCCCGTCGACGCATCGGATTACCCGGTGACCAATCGGACGCTGGTCGCGGCCGTCCGCGCCGCACTGGATGGATTGCCCAGCGGCGGATGGTTGTAG
- a CDS encoding META domain-containing protein — protein sequence MIIFRTMLAVACLASVAQAQQPLLRAHAHNDYEHDRPLLDALDQGFCSVEADVYLVDGKLLVAHDRKDLRPDRTLSALYLDPLRKRVQDNDGHVYPVKTPFYLMIDFKSEAESTYAALDQVLSGYDEMISVVRDGKLHPKAIQVIVSGNRPSETMASQSVRYAGYDGRISDLESNAPDHLMPMISDNWKNHFQWRGKGEFGDDEQQKLTSIIEKVHAAGRRVRFWATPDHVDMWRMLNQVGADAINTDDLAGLATFLRESETATDSADAPAQATIIGKWLVEDIEQHGVIDRAQTTIEFAKDGTVTGSTCVNRYNAKATVDGSDLTFQPMAMTRRAGPRSMMDQESRFVAAIGKVKSFRIDPNGLLYLVGGDGKDLLRCSSMQR from the coding sequence GTGATCATTTTCCGAACGATGTTGGCTGTCGCCTGCTTGGCGAGCGTCGCGCAAGCACAACAGCCGCTGCTACGTGCACATGCTCACAACGATTATGAACATGACCGCCCTCTGCTGGATGCGTTGGACCAAGGGTTTTGCAGCGTGGAGGCGGACGTCTACTTGGTCGACGGCAAGCTATTGGTCGCTCATGATCGCAAAGACCTGCGTCCCGATCGCACTCTTTCGGCACTGTATTTGGATCCGCTTCGCAAACGAGTCCAGGACAACGACGGGCACGTTTATCCGGTGAAAACACCCTTCTATTTGATGATCGATTTCAAGAGCGAAGCCGAATCAACCTACGCCGCGTTGGACCAAGTCTTGTCAGGCTATGACGAAATGATTTCGGTCGTGCGAGATGGAAAGCTACATCCGAAGGCGATCCAAGTGATCGTATCGGGCAATCGCCCATCGGAAACGATGGCAAGCCAGTCGGTCCGCTATGCGGGATACGATGGCCGCATCAGCGATTTGGAATCAAACGCTCCTGATCATTTGATGCCAATGATTAGTGATAACTGGAAGAATCATTTCCAATGGCGGGGCAAGGGAGAATTCGGCGACGACGAGCAACAGAAGCTGACGAGCATCATCGAAAAAGTTCACGCCGCCGGGCGACGAGTGCGTTTCTGGGCCACGCCGGATCATGTTGATATGTGGCGGATGCTGAATCAGGTCGGTGCCGATGCCATCAACACCGATGACTTGGCCGGCCTGGCTACTTTCTTGCGAGAATCCGAAACCGCAACGGACTCTGCCGACGCACCCGCCCAAGCAACCATCATCGGAAAATGGTTGGTGGAGGATATCGAACAGCACGGCGTCATCGACCGGGCTCAAACGACGATTGAATTTGCCAAAGATGGAACGGTAACAGGCAGCACCTGTGTCAACCGCTACAACGCAAAGGCGACCGTCGACGGATCGGACTTGACGTTTCAACCGATGGCGATGACACGCCGCGCCGGTCCACGATCGATGATGGACCAAGAGTCCAGATTCGTTGCCGCCATCGGCAAGGTGAAATCGTTCCGCATCGATCCCAACGGCCTGCTGTACTTGGTCGGCGGCGATGGAAAAGACCTGCTGCGATGTTCGTCGATGCAGCGCTAA
- a CDS encoding translation initiation factor → MTRLFAGTPFDIPPQCDLCGKPETDCVCTDQQKAEVEAKRQRDADRQEPSQQTARVSVQKRKGGRQATVVEGLTSKANDLPELLTRLQAGCGAGGTVKAKEDLIELQGDHRDKVMQTLRDIGYKTK, encoded by the coding sequence ATGACCCGTCTGTTTGCTGGAACTCCGTTCGACATCCCGCCTCAGTGCGACCTTTGCGGCAAGCCGGAAACGGATTGCGTTTGCACGGATCAGCAGAAAGCGGAAGTCGAAGCCAAACGTCAACGGGACGCCGATCGGCAGGAACCTTCGCAGCAGACGGCTCGCGTCAGCGTTCAAAAACGCAAAGGCGGTCGACAGGCGACTGTGGTCGAAGGACTGACATCCAAAGCAAACGATCTGCCTGAACTGCTGACCCGATTGCAAGCCGGTTGCGGTGCAGGCGGAACGGTCAAAGCGAAGGAAGACCTGATCGAACTGCAAGGTGATCATCGCGACAAAGTGATGCAAACCCTGCGAGACATCGGATACAAAACCAAGTGA